The Hippoglossus stenolepis isolate QCI-W04-F060 chromosome 1, HSTE1.2, whole genome shotgun sequence DNA segment TAGCAGAGGAATAAATAAACCATTATAGCCAAAAGGAGGGCTGACCACCACCTCTCTCTGGTTGGAAGAAGCAGATGCAGTTAATAAGTCAGACAGTACCTCTTTAGGTCGGAGGGAGCGCAAGTAACTCTTAAGGTCTCCTCGTGTCATCAGCTCCATGATGACCAGAGTGGGCTGACCCTGAGAGACCACTCCCAGGAGACGAACCtgcaataaacacaacacatcgCCATGAAGCAAGAATGAACTCACAATCTCGTCCCCTGCAGAAACTGATCCGACCTCGTGTTTATTCTTCAATACACTAATGTGgattcaaacatttgtttattctctAATGGTTTAAAAGTCTCAGGACAAAGTGGAGGAACATCCAGTGGCCTAATGTTTAAGAATCCTTCtgggtgatgtgtgtgtgtgtgtgcatgtcatgTCATTGGATGTCTGTGCTTGGGTGTGTACGCACCACATGGTGACAGTTGAACTCCTTCATGACGGAGGCTTCATTGAGAAACTCTATTCTCTCCCTCATGCTGGCGGACTCGTTGACAGTCTTGATGGCGACTCGTGTCTCTGGCTCATCTTTGACCACGCCCTTCGCCAGGCCTTCATACACCATGCCAAACGAGCCCTGGCCAAGCTCTCGACTCAGGGCGATCTTCTCCCGCGCCACCTCCCACTCATCTGGTACATACACTGAACACAAGGTGAAAAGATTCATGTATTAAAACTCACAATACACAATAAAACTCTGCACTACATTAGTCACATTAACATTTCACTCACTTTCTGCAGCACTGAAGTACTCTGGATTGACTGAGGCATACAGGACTCCATTTCCAAGACGGTCGCTATTCCtgaccaaataaaaaacagaagcatTTACAATATACACACTTGCATTTAACTTTACACTCACACAATATGCTTATATACTTTTGGGATCTGCATTGAGTACAATCCATTGATATATGTTTCCAAAAGAACATGGTACTGTATCATTTCAGTTTAAAAGCTACTGGGGTTGGAGGAATTGAATTTATCAGTAATTGATTcaataagaaaaacagtttatttCTTAGGTGTCTATTACAGTTtgatctctataaacagatttgaatatgcagatagctgttaagAGAGACTAACCAAAATATCTTCTGGACCTAAAACATctataaaaaatatctttatattatatacattatattggTGTTTATATTATAGGACTTGTGCTGCTTTGGTTCGGCTTGGTGAGGTCACTCAGCTTCCACAGCTTTTCTTTGAATGCGTTTTGTATTAAGATATTTATGGGTGAAGAAACAATCACTATGCTCTATACACATAACTACAATACACAGAATCACACACCTTTTCCTGTTGAAGGCCACCAGCATTGTGACCAGCAGgcagatgaagaggatgatggcGATGGGAATGAAGATCATAGCATAGAGGACGTTTTCATATCCTGTTGGGTCGAACATTTTAATTACTGTTGTTGTCAAAAGTGTTACATATGGTGTGTTTTATTAGAAAATTGGGAGGGAGAATTTCAGTGTACAGatgcagagagtgtgtgtgtgtgtgtgtgtgtgtgtgtgtcttacgtTCAGCTACATAGAGATCCACAATGTGTGTCCAGGAGCCGTTGCCAGCCAACGACGTGGCTCTCACTCTGACTGAGTAGTTTCCTGGACTGAGGTTGGAAAGCCGAACGCCACGCTGGGCCAGATACATCTGACCAGAGACACACTCATGTTTCTCAGtctgacacacgcacaaacacacacgcacacgcacacacacacacacacagtgaggaaaagagagaaaaaagaaaacttacaATTGACAGAATTATTGGACTAATCCAAAAAAGAGAATCCATGACCTGCTGTTTTTAATGGGAAGTTCACAGATTGTTCACAGATGTAAACTCTTTCTACCTCATGACTGATGAATAATAAGACTCATCTCTGTTCATTGGGCCAGTTGCTTGGTTAATATTTGTGCAACCTGCTGTCGTCACTTAAGAAAGTTTCTTAGGTATAAACATTTCACTCCTATTAACTGGATAAATTCTTATCAAATTTCTTTGAGCATACATTCATTTAGCATCAACAACAAATCATATCTATCAAAAGGACAtcttatattaaaaaacatcttaTATTAAAAAACTATCCTCTTGAACTTGAAAGATTTTCTGCATGATTACCTGTATTTAATCATGCAGAAAATCTTTCAAGTTCAAGAGGATAGTTTTGATTCGTACTAATCCATCCGAGTGAAAAACAACTAATGTAGTCTATGAAGCCAAAGTCCTTTATGCATGAAGAGGATATTGATTTTCCTCAAACTAAATGACTGGTCAAACAGAAGCTCCACcaatattttattcaaatgtggaCCCATCtgataaataaattaattctTCACTTTGATAAATTtggatttcttttaaataaattttcCTCCAGCAGGTTACGAGTGACGATGTGGAGATGTTGTTTTACCTCAGCAGCCAGCTTAAGCTTGATCTCATACATCAGGATGAGTCCATTGGGGTGAGGTGGCTCTGGCCAGCGCAGAAACACCCAGTCCTCATGGCCCTCCAAGGTCACCTGGCCCGGAATGTCGTCAGCCTTttctggaaaacacagaaaaaaaggttAGCATTGTGGCCAAATGACAAAAACAGCAACACTGTTAACCACCCAGTGGTTGAGTTACACTTCTCTAACCTGCAGGCTTGGTTCTGGAGAAGACGAACTCTGCCGCGCTGCAACGCTGGACCTGTCGATTGCAGGCGTGAATGTCAATGCGGTACACAGTGAACGGCTGCAGGCCAGAGATCTGCAGCCTGCGCTCCGTCACAGCTTGCTCCATGAAATCAAACTCTCTGTCCGCTGGCTCCACATCAGCCAGGGTGCTGCTGTTACCAGCGGCTTGGAGAGGAGGGACATTGCTGCTGTTCGTGTGCAGACGGTTGCGGCGGGGGTGAGTGGAGTTGGCGATGCCAAAGAGATCTCTGCGGCGACGATCTGGAGGCCTGGAAGAGAATGGTGGAGATACAAgggaagaaggaggaaggaaggagagaaaattTAGATTTTGACTGTTTactgcctttttttttcaatgtcgATGTCACAGTTACTAAAAATCATCGCTCAGCTCAGAGTGTATGAGGTATATTCCTTCTGTCATCACCAGTTGGCCTTAATTTCAGAAGCTGGGGTGAAACTTGTTAAACTTGTTAGGCATGAATAAAATTACTGACAGCTTGTAACACTTACACTAGCAAAGGATACAGTTTATGCCAACATGTGACATCAGACCACTTCCACAACATCCAAACTTGACCCGAGTGCAAAGAACGTTTACCAAGTTGTTCCAGGAGCAtgtgtattacatttttttgtgcttAAATAGAAGAGGagttaattttcttttttcacctcAACGTGGACCATGTTATGTATCTGAAAGAATGCACCCTTTCAAAGTTTTGAAGTTTTTATCTTCAATATTATTCCTATTTTTAGGGGGGAAAAATTATAAACTCTTTCTTTAAGAATTTTAAATAGTTCTATCAAATGTAGAAAAATCTCTGAGATGTCAGTTAGAATCAGATGAGTAGAGttcaaatatagaaataaagaCATCCATCTATTTCCTCAAAACATGCTGAGCTCTTATTAAgatcaacagtgtgtgtgtgtgtgtgtgtgtgtgtacttgaaCAGACCATTTAGATCCTACAAGAACATAAAGGGTAAGGACATTTCAGCCTTTCTAACCCTCACTTTAAAGAGGGTTAAGTTTTGCCTTTAGGTTTAGAGTTAGTTGTAATAGGGGGcttagggtaaggggctagggaatggattatgtcaatgtgtgtccacACAAGGATAGAAATACGAGGTTGTTTGACTATGGTTAGGGTTATGTTGGACCCTTCTccctttttgtttctgttgtttaaacACTTAACATTATTATATGATGGCAAAGGACAGCTCGGGATGGCTAACTGAATTTATAGAGatattgcacaaaaactacatGTGAGCAGCACAGCATCAAATTTGTGAATAAAATTAGGTTGTCActtttttatacaaaaaaagCTTAGCTAAACAATGAGATAATGATGATGTGTAGCTTACCTTGGTGTAAAAATTGAGTTGTGCAGGAAGTTTTCAAAGACCTTTCGGTAGGAGGCGTCAGCAGCTTCAGCCTCCAGGTCCTCCACTGACTTGGGGCAGGGGCAACAGGGACCTTTATCTCCCCCCTCAGGATCCGGTTTAGTGGGCTTGGTGTCCTCTTCCTGGTCTCCCACACCTATGGCAGCAATCCTTATGGGAATCTTCAGCTCTGCAGGAGAAGTAGGAGGATGTGTTTCATGACCAATGTACACAACGAGCAGTAGAGTTGAGTGATGAAGTTGTATGTCTATCTATGTGCGCACCTTTAGAGCAGTAGTTGTGTTGGTACAGCTCTCTGTCTTCGGCTTGTTGCTGCCATCTGACCAGGTAATAAGTCTGGTTTCCATTTGGTGCGATGGGGGGCGACCAACGCACAAGCAGCTGCGTCGAGGAGTTAGAGTATGCCCGCACATCCTGAGGCATGGAGGGCGCTGAGAGAGATAAAAGTTGAAATTATTCTGACCTCAGTGTCGTCACCATGTGGCTGCTTGAGAAACCTGATTTCCACCAGCTTTTAGGAAACGTCTCTCCTTCAGGGTAGGATGCAGATTGTGCCAGTGCAGATGTGATTCACTGACATCACAGCACTGCTACATCTTTCCACTGCAGCTGGATTTGTTTAAAGCACCCTTCCTTTTCATCTAATTGTATTATAGTTTTTGTAAATGGGgttttctccatctctttgaGTTGcagctgtgtttatttaaaaactctcttcctcatctccttACAGTACATCTGGATTAAACCCGGGAATGTTATCGCAAAAATCCCATGTGTATAGTCTGTTAATATCACAGTTTAACAAGGGAAATCTAATGTCCATTAGTATATAATCGTAATTTAAAACTTCCTAACACTACTGATGGTCTGACCTTTCCCCAACACTCATGCACGATGAATGTTTGCGAGATTTAATGGAGGTTTAGTTAAAAAGAGTTACACTCTTTTAGCGCCTCTATATCATTTGCAGCCATTCTAGGATCATAGTAACATGTGTTTTCTCTACTCTCAGTCTATGTTTACCTGAGGGGCTTGTGCGGATGTAGACAACCTTGCTCTTGGCACTCGGCATATGTTTGTCCTCCACCATCAGCGTGATAGCCTTGACGAAGACGGCATACTGCGTCCAGGGTTTCAGACCAGACAGCAGAACGCCAGGGTCAGAGTTCTTGTCCAGCCTCAGCTCCACGTCCACCATGTTCCAGCTGTTGGAGCCACAGCCGTCCTGCCCCTCGAACTCTGTGATGTTCTGGAATGGCctggaaagaagaagaaattaggTTAATAGATAATCATGAACCTTTTAAATTTGTTAATTAGTTACATTCATGTAATATAAGCCCCTTTTCCACAGATAAAAAACCCCACTGACACctactaacatctggcttttttcTGCAATGAGAATGGATATAATCAGCATTaactcccgggtcaaatgactctgcagtaaaaacaagtttttatcGGATCCGATCAGCAgtgatgaaacacaaactggtgaccaatttcttttttgtctttactttgGCAGTCTAGAAGCTGATGCTGCACTTTTTCTTAGTGACATGATGATGTGCATTTAACTTCCAGGTGTTGGAATGTAAAGGGcaatgaatgtttgtgtattttattgtacAGTAATTTTTAGATATTGACTTTCATTGACCgtttatttactgtttattttatttattgctcaGTGCATTTGAAATCCTGTTGAGCAGTGTAAAAATAAGCTGGGGAAATTGAGTTGCAGCGCCGATCACTGCTACGATCAGAAGCCAATGACTGGGGCTACTCTGAAACACTTACGCCTCCTTGTAGTAGACAATAAAGCTGATGAGGTTCCTGTAGTCAGGAGGCCGGTACCGCTGCCAGATCAGTTTGATCCgtgtgctgctggtggtgttGGACTTGAACTTCAGGATAGTGCTTTCACCTAGGAGGGAGTGGGAACACAGTTAAAATCAAAGTACTTCAATATGTTTCTGTTAAAATGTGCAGCAACTAGTCATGTTGACAGAGTAATGCAGTAAATACTGACACATCAGACTCAGGAGGTGTTTGGAAACTGCTAGTAAAGTAGAGTATCTCCTGCACATGTACTGGACATAGCAATTACAATTTTTGTGGTTGTAAGACTAATGCTCATTTGACCCTTACAGCTGGCTCGGTCGCCGTTGTTTCGGAAATCGCTCTCATCATAGCGGCCCTGGATACCCGTTTTGTTCCACATGTTGCGGATCTCAGACCTGCACAGCTTCGGGTTGGCTCTGAAGAACAGCTTTCCTGTTTTGATAGTGAGATTGTGCTGTTTCCAGTCCCAAAGATACTGGAGCTGCTGGTTGTCAAACGCTGAGAAGGCGTACATGCTGGAGggtggaaagaggagaggatgaatgaAAGATAGTCAACAATGAGTCTCTTAGTTCTATATTCACTGTGTACTGTTTCTGCTTAAGGTTATGTGTGTATCGGAATTTGTGCCAAGCTGTGGACCAATTTTCCCACCAAGAACAATGCCTTATTTTCAGTGCTTAATGGAAAGAATGCACAATGAGGTGTCAAAGAAAGGGGGGttttacagaggaaatgagaagaGGGGGTATAGGGGTATAGAGGAGAAACGGGGAGAGGAGCTTTTATGAGTCATTGGGTAACACCCAGACATCCAGGAATGACTGTAATGTGTGCCTTGGGATGCTAAGATTCCTGTGAGCTCaaggagaagcagaaagaggGGGGAGTGATGGCCACTCCATGACCCTGAGAGAGCCTTTCCTTGGACGGTTGTAAGTTAAGCTGCATTCAAGGTCTTATAAAAAGGGGGTTATGCAGTTGATATTCGTTCAAGTTAAAAACAAGATTCTtgagtgagttttttttatatactttGGTGACAGTACAGTTATTCAAACCAAAACATGGAAGTCTGTCTTCGTCCTCACAGacaaaataacatttcagtGATGACCTTGACCAACcacattataaaacaaacactacacaagGTTCTTTCCTCACATTTGTTAGAGTGTTGcaacaaaacataatttttcaAAGTCTGCCTGATGCTGAGAATAGTCACTAGAGCTGTTTTCCCATACAGCccctcctgaaattatccagaggggctgtatgtgagaaggcaaatgtcctTGTCAAAGGCTGTGGACATTTTCTCAAGTTCTTCCTGCCATCCCCCAgcaaaaactctggataatgtcagaATAAGCCCATGctagaatacagcaggaaattaTCCGGAGGATTCATTGTGAGCGAGTGGGCGCGATGATAATGTTTCTAACACGTCttgacagacgcaaaaatgaacaaaacaaaagatgaagaTGCAAACTTGATATGAGaaagagattcaagagctttagGTGATAAGGGCCGAAGCCAGAGTCGAAGTgttgtaaacaacaacaacacgtgatctccgcagtggaattAACATATTACGTCctgcctgttgttgtgaacgtgtctgacacGGAGAATCTTCTGCggcgttgttcatatgtgaaaggcaaactccggaaaaGACATGGACTCCACTGTTAGAGGAATTTTTCCAAtgtccatgtctgaaaatggtttAGAGTAAACACCCATTCAAGGGAATCCTCTTTCATTAATTTATGAATGTGAGAGAACAATAGAGCAGAACTTAACTTAGGAGTGTGACCATATattaacatctgtgtgtgtgcatgttcgtACTCATCCAGAAGGTCTTCTCCGTCGATGTATCTGAGGCTGCGGAGGAAGGCCAGGGAGCTCAGAGTGTGAGAGTGTCTGATCCGCACGTATCCCGTCACCCTCTGAATTAAACCAGTGAAACTCTCCAGCTCTGCCACCATGTTGtctaaaacatacacacagacaaactcccattattaattatttattcacatATCTTATTCATATAGTCTAATTTACACACTCAGTTTTTATCACTGACTTAACTCGGTTCATGACACCATTATGTTTGAGCTAAATAGAACTTGTATATTTGAGGTATTTGTTGAGAGACTGAAAACCTCCTCAACTGATTTACATCTTCTATCTGCTACTGTTTTTTCCCTTCAATTCTTTGTTGCCCTATTTGCCTCCTTGAATAGGATTTTTTCAAATCGTCTAATTATACAGTTCCTAGTAGTGATCTACTGATTAACTGCGCTGATATCTGGAGTGTAGATAATCAGGACTGATGAACAAGAGTTCAACTATTTCACAAGAATTACAGAGATTAGTTTTTTGATACTCaaattttgaaataataaaacaacttaaCCAACACAGTCTACTTAAGCAAACACATACTCAATCTTcaaatacttttatttgttaaagGGGATAATATATTGGGGTTGAATAAATCTTCATTTACATTCAgcaatgttgtgtttaatttttttatattattaaattgtattttaatatatcTACCCTATCAACACCCTGCCCTCTAAACATGGGCATCAGTCACTGAGAAAACCTGAAGCAGTCAACTATGACTTCCTAGTTTTTCAGGACTAATTCTGGCGTTGCCTTTACTAGCACAGAACACGTGCCCTTGCTGCAACAAAAGGAGCTGTTCACCTGATTATTGaaagttcggtgaagctcgactcagtacatAGAACCGAACTCCGAGAACTACAGAATCGGCTGTCGTTGACATTGTCGTGAGAGCGCCCATTACTGAGAACACACTGTTGTGATCACCAACGTCACTTACAGTTATGAGTGCAGTCCCAGCCGCCACTGCTAGAGAGCGCTGGTtgcatgtttattcaaattgtattaatattgaatgtatctcAAGTCCAAATCGCACCACATTCAacaaagcccttaacaatacacatacaAGTGTGAAGCCTATAGGATGAATGGTTCTAAAGATATTTGAACCATATAtggagatttctggaattagcaGATtgataatacaaatacaaaaagatgATTTAGTCCCCAAGTCATTTTAACATGCAAGAGGAAACTGATGAATAACGTCTTTATCATTATGTTTTTAGTTGAAAGACTAAGTGCATAAAATTATTCTTCAGAGGATTAAGTTTAATAAGGACGAAACTCTGATCGGTAGTtcgatcctcagtcttccccatctgcaagtgtccttgggcaagatacgtaacccctaaatggcccctcatagatgttgaatgcattaattgtaagtcactttgcCGCCTAATGATATGTAATGTTTTGTAATGTCATCAGTCATTACATAATCTAGACCTGCTGAGAAACATGTAGGACGTGCTGAACTGAATCTAaactcctctgtcctcctttaACGAACACTGGAAGCAGTGGAAATGTTAGGTGTCGTGTTGTTGTGGTATCGTGCTGTGGTACTTACGGCCTCGGCGGATGTTGATATGCAGGTTGCCTTTAATAACAGTGCAGCCTTTGAGAGACTGAGCAGCGTCCATGGAGTCAATGACCTTCTCCTCACACACTTTATCACACAGACCATCACAGGCTGTACAGTTCATactggagacagacagagagtgataGTGAGAAACAGGAGGTGCTAAATGTGCAGTACGTCagttcactgacacacattgCTTAACTTCAGTCTTTAAAGTCTCCCCtgaccttttactttttatttctgtccctGAAACAGTTTATGTCGAGTGTTTCACAAGACCAGCCAGATGATTACAAGATTTAACCAGAACCTAGAAAATAGCGGCTTTTTATCGTAGCTGTTGTATTAAACTCTATTCTTGCCCTGATGAAACTTAAGAATGAAGACTAATGACAGGGTGTGGAACTGGTACCAATGTCAGACCAACAATCCGAGTACCTCCACCCAGTGGCTCCATTCCAGCCTAGCTCAGGGTAGACTACGGCTCACCTGTAGGGTGTAGTGCGCGTGTACCCAGACGGGCATTCGGGCATGCACTCTCCACTGTGGATGATGAAGCTGTCGAACTCTGGGAGGTGGACTTTGGAGCAAAGCTCGGCACTGATGCAGCGCCAGCCCTCGAACTTGTAGGTGCCGGGAGGGCAGTCGGCCACACAGCGCCCTTGGTGGTAGTAATGCACGCATGCGGCACATGCTGTGTCGTTAAAGGGGACTGTGCAGCTGCCTAGACACTGAGGGTGGCAGCACTCGCCGTCCGCTGTGCAAGCTCGCTGCACACACTTCTCAGGGCATTCTGGtagggagacagagacaagggGAGTTATTTactaaaaacatatttcagttaATGTTTTTCCCTACAAATCATAAGTGACACATTAGGACATCCATTCGATACTACTCCATGGGAGGCAGCTTTTCATGCCTGTGATTACATTTGGATTCATTTGGCAGAATATCCACTGATCTCATATCAGTATTTACATATCACAGTTGCCCAGAACACAGTTAATAGGCTATATTAATATTGATAAAGCAGTTTTCAGGTTAATAACTATGCAACAAAATATATTCTAAATTGAGTGTTTC contains these protein-coding regions:
- the igf1rb gene encoding insulin-like growth factor 1b receptor, translating into MRSRTERNRLTLFWGLMLGLSSCLRPATAEICGPSIDIGNDISEFRRLENCTVVEGYLQILLIGDKNNNNINLEVFRSLSFPKLTMITDYLLLFRVSGLDSLSALFPNLAVIRGRNLFYNYALVIFEMTSLKDIGLYNLRNITRGAIRIEKNPELCYLDSIDWSLILDAEFNNYIAGNKQSKECSDVCPGIMENSPQCRKTMFNNNYNYRCWNSNHCQKECPEKCVQRACTADGECCHPQCLGSCTVPFNDTACAACVHYYHQGRCVADCPPGTYKFEGWRCISAELCSKVHLPEFDSFIIHSGECMPECPSGYTRTTPYSMNCTACDGLCDKVCEEKVIDSMDAAQSLKGCTVIKGNLHINIRRGHNMVAELESFTGLIQRVTGYVRIRHSHTLSSLAFLRSLRYIDGEDLLDDMYAFSAFDNQQLQYLWDWKQHNLTIKTGKLFFRANPKLCRSEIRNMWNKTGIQGRYDESDFRNNGDRASCESTILKFKSNTTSSTRIKLIWQRYRPPDYRNLISFIVYYKEAPFQNITEFEGQDGCGSNSWNMVDVELRLDKNSDPGVLLSGLKPWTQYAVFVKAITLMVEDKHMPSAKSKVVYIRTSPSAPSMPQDVRAYSNSSTQLLVRWSPPIAPNGNQTYYLVRWQQQAEDRELYQHNYCSKELKIPIRIAAIGVGDQEEDTKPTKPDPEGGDKGPCCPCPKSVEDLEAEAADASYRKVFENFLHNSIFTPRPPDRRRRDLFGIANSTHPRRNRLHTNSSNVPPLQAAGNSSTLADVEPADREFDFMEQAVTERRLQISGLQPFTVYRIDIHACNRQVQRCSAAEFVFSRTKPAEKADDIPGQVTLEGHEDWVFLRWPEPPHPNGLILMYEIKLKLAAETEKHECVSGQMYLAQRGVRLSNLSPGNYSVRVRATSLAGNGSWTHIVDLYVAERYENVLYAMIFIPIAIILFICLLVTMLVAFNRKRNSDRLGNGVLYASVNPEYFSAAEMYVPDEWEVAREKIALSRELGQGSFGMVYEGLAKGVVKDEPETRVAIKTVNESASMRERIEFLNEASVMKEFNCHHVVRLLGVVSQGQPTLVIMELMTRGDLKSYLRSLRPKEQQWTSLSLPPLKKMLQMAGQIADGMAYLNANKFVHRDLAARNCMVAEDFIVKIGDFGMTRDIYETDYYRKGGKGLLPVRWMSPESLKDGVFTTNSDVWSFGVVLWEISTLAEQPYQGLSNEQVLRFVMEGGLLEKPQSCPDMLFELMRMCWQFNPKMRPAFVEIISSIKDELEPSFKELSFFYSADNKPTEEQQVHLDKMDSIEDVPLDQPSSTQPQQSLVPQQTPPSPSSEAPPAPSLSPSSPSSPCTSTAAMDKQASGQQAANGLSGPSLAAGSGLGTGAGATMRPSLEDLPPYAHMNGGRKNERAMPLPQSSAC